The proteins below are encoded in one region of Candidatus Effluviviaceae Genus I sp.:
- a CDS encoding phosphate ABC transporter substrate-binding protein: protein PVVREFLRWALTEGQRFVPEAGYVNLADEELKAALEMLGD from the coding sequence GCCCCGTCGTGCGCGAGTTCCTTCGCTGGGCCCTCACCGAGGGGCAGCGGTTCGTGCCCGAGGCCGGGTACGTCAACCTGGCCGACGAGGAGCTCAAGGCCGCTCTCGAGATGCTCGGCGACTAG